The Pithys albifrons albifrons isolate INPA30051 chromosome 13, PitAlb_v1, whole genome shotgun sequence genome has a segment encoding these proteins:
- the LOC139678068 gene encoding tropomodulin-2, with amino-acid sequence MSLPFRKELEKYKNINEDEILSKLSEDELKQLEHVLDDLDPENALLPAGFRQKDQTTKAATGPFDRERLLSYLEKQALEHKDREDFVPFTGEKKGKIFIPKEKPIETRTEEKVTLDPELEEALASASDTELYDLAAVLGVHNMVNNPKFNEAGARSKDGKGTVRNVVKGEKVKPIFEEPPNPTNVEASLQRIKANDPSLTEINLNNIKNIPIPTLKEFAKALESNTHVKTFSLAATRSNDPVAIAFADMLKVNKTLKSLNVESNFITGTGILALIEALKKNESLTEIKIDNQRQQLGTAVEMEIAKMLEENPRILKFGYQFTKQGPRTRVAAAITKNNDLVRKKRVEGERQ; translated from the exons ATGTCTCTGCCCTTCCGAAAAGAGTTGGAGAAATACAAGAATATCAATGAAGATGAAATACTCAGCAAACTCTCAGAAGATGAACTGAAACAGCTGGAGCATGTTCTTGATGACCTTGATCCTGAG AATGCCTTGCTTCCAGCGGGATTTCGGCAGAAGGACCAGACCACTAAAGCTGCCACGGGCCCTTTCGACAGGGAGCGCCTGCTCTCATACTTGGAGAAGCAAGCACTGGAGCACAAAGACAGGGAAGACTTTGTGCCATttacaggggaaaagaaag gaaaaatatttatcccTAAAGAGAAGCCCATAGAAACTCGTACAGAAGAGAAGGTGACCCTGGATCCAGAACTAGAAGAGGCCCTGGCCAGCGCTTCGGATACTGAGCTCTATGACCTTGCAG CTGTTCTTGGAGTGCACAACATGGTCAACAACCCAAAATTTAATGAAGCAGGAGCCCGCAGTAAAGACGGAAAAGGAACCGTGAGAA ATGTGGTGAAAGGTGAAAAGGTCAAGCCCATCTTTGAAGAGCCACCTAATCCCACCAATGTGGAAGCAAGTTTACAAAGGATAAAGGCAAATGATCCTAGTCTCACAGAAATTAATCTCAACAACATAAAG AATATTCCTATTCCAACACTGAAAGAATTTGCAAAAGCTCTGGAAAGCAACACACATGTGAAGACATTCAGCCTTGCAGCTACTCGAAGCAATGACCCTGTAGCTATT GCATTTGCAGATATGTTGAAAGTGAACAAAACACTGAAGAGTCTGAATGTAGAATCCAACTTCATCACTGGAACAGGCATTTTGGCACTGATTGAAGCACTGAAAAAGAATGAATCCCTAACAGAGATTAAAATTGACAACCAG aggcagcagctcgGGACAGCTGTAGAAATGGAGATTGCCAAGATGCTGGAGGAGAACCCCAGAATTCTCAAGTTTGGATACCAGTTCACAAAGCAAGGTCCAAGAACCAGGGTAGCAGCAGCTATCACTAAAAACAACGATCTGG